The Arthrobacter sp. NicSoilC5 genome has a window encoding:
- the efeB gene encoding iron uptake transporter deferrochelatase/peroxidase subunit, whose product MDPAVGERPTAGARLSRRGLFGIAGLGGAAAGLAAGFLGHDAVAASAAPPAADSPVVPFHGDHQAGITTPAQDRLHMAAFDVTTTKRDELIQLLKDWTRAAEALTEGRPAGATGAVDGPYGAPPEDTGEALDLNAGKLTLTFGFGAGLFEKDGVPRFGLDGRRPEALIDLPHFPGDDLDPARSGGDLVVQACADDPQVAVHAIRNLARIGFGKVRVRWSQLGFGRTSSTTRAQQTPRNLFGFKDGTNNLKVEDDQLLDQHVWATAGRPEDAWLAGGSYLVARRIRMHIETWDRTSLGEQEGLIGRTKGTGAPLSGGEEFTEPDFTRQGKGGKPLIPLDSHMRMAHPSQNSGVRMLRRGYNYTDGSDGVGHLDAGLFFIAFVTDPRSHYVPMQMAMAKGDTLAVEYLKHTGSGLFAVPGGVKPGGFIGDGLFA is encoded by the coding sequence TTGGACCCCGCCGTAGGGGAACGGCCGACGGCGGGCGCACGTCTGAGCAGGCGCGGACTGTTTGGCATCGCCGGACTGGGCGGGGCTGCGGCAGGACTGGCGGCCGGCTTCCTTGGCCACGACGCGGTGGCGGCCTCCGCGGCACCTCCCGCCGCCGACAGTCCGGTGGTCCCCTTCCACGGGGACCACCAGGCCGGCATCACCACCCCCGCCCAGGACCGCCTGCACATGGCCGCGTTCGACGTCACCACCACCAAACGCGACGAGCTCATCCAGCTGCTCAAGGACTGGACACGCGCGGCCGAAGCCCTGACCGAAGGCCGCCCTGCCGGCGCAACCGGCGCGGTGGATGGCCCCTACGGCGCTCCGCCCGAGGACACCGGCGAGGCCCTGGACCTCAACGCGGGCAAGCTGACCCTGACCTTCGGCTTCGGCGCCGGCCTGTTCGAGAAGGACGGCGTGCCCCGGTTTGGCCTGGACGGCCGGCGGCCCGAGGCCCTGATCGACCTGCCGCACTTCCCCGGCGACGACCTGGACCCCGCCCGCAGCGGCGGCGACCTGGTGGTCCAGGCCTGCGCCGACGACCCCCAGGTTGCCGTCCACGCCATCCGGAACCTGGCCAGGATCGGGTTCGGAAAGGTCCGGGTGCGGTGGTCCCAGCTGGGATTCGGCCGGACCTCATCCACCACCCGTGCCCAGCAGACCCCTCGGAACCTCTTCGGCTTCAAGGACGGCACCAACAACCTCAAGGTCGAGGACGACCAACTGCTGGACCAGCACGTGTGGGCCACGGCCGGCCGGCCTGAAGATGCCTGGCTGGCGGGCGGCAGCTACCTGGTGGCGCGGCGGATCCGGATGCACATCGAGACCTGGGACCGGACGTCGCTGGGCGAGCAGGAGGGCCTGATCGGCAGGACCAAGGGCACGGGCGCACCCCTGTCCGGCGGCGAGGAATTCACCGAGCCCGACTTCACCCGGCAAGGCAAAGGCGGCAAACCCCTGATTCCGCTCGATTCCCACATGCGGATGGCCCACCCCAGCCAGAACAGCGGCGTCCGGATGCTGCGCCGGGGCTATAACTACACGGACGGTTCCGACGGCGTAGGCCACCTCGATGCCGGCCTGTTCTTCATCGCCTTCGTCACCGATCCCCGGAGCCACTACGTCCCCATGCAGATGGCAATGGCCAAGGGCGACACCCTGGCCGTGGAGTACCTGAAGCACACGGGGTCGGGGCTGTTCGCCGTTCCCGGCGGGGTGAAGCCCGGCGGATTCATCGGGGACGGGCTGTTCGCATAG
- the htpX gene encoding zinc metalloprotease HtpX: MHNHHNGLKTAALFGVLWAVLLGLGAIIGVGTRSSAPIWIMALIGVGTTFYGYWNSDKIAIRSMQAFPVTEAQAPQLYQIVRELSMRANQPMPRIYVSPTMNPNAFATGRNPQNAAVCCTEGILQLLDPRELRGVLGHELMHVYNRDILTSSVAAAVAGVITSVGQMLLFFGGGDRRNANPLAMIAMALLAPFAASLIQMAISRTREYDADEDGSQLTGDPLALASALAKIERGVSLAPLPQDQRLVNASHLMIANPFRGGGMNKLFATHPPMRDRIARLERMAGRQQ, encoded by the coding sequence GTGCACAACCATCACAACGGTCTGAAGACCGCGGCGCTTTTCGGGGTGCTGTGGGCAGTCCTGCTGGGCCTCGGTGCGATCATCGGCGTCGGCACCCGCAGTTCGGCGCCCATCTGGATCATGGCCCTGATCGGCGTCGGCACCACGTTCTACGGGTACTGGAACAGCGATAAGATCGCCATCCGCTCCATGCAGGCCTTCCCGGTGACCGAAGCCCAGGCGCCGCAGCTGTACCAGATTGTCCGCGAGCTCTCCATGCGCGCCAACCAGCCCATGCCGCGGATCTACGTCTCGCCCACCATGAACCCCAACGCCTTCGCCACCGGCCGCAACCCGCAAAACGCCGCCGTCTGCTGCACCGAGGGCATCCTGCAGCTGCTGGACCCGCGCGAACTCCGCGGAGTCCTGGGCCACGAGCTCATGCACGTCTACAACCGCGACATCCTCACCTCGTCCGTGGCCGCAGCGGTCGCCGGCGTGATCACCTCGGTGGGGCAGATGCTGCTGTTCTTCGGGGGCGGAGACCGGCGCAACGCCAACCCGCTGGCCATGATCGCCATGGCACTGCTGGCGCCTTTCGCGGCGTCGCTGATCCAGATGGCCATCTCCCGCACCAGGGAGTACGACGCCGACGAGGACGGTTCGCAGCTCACCGGCGATCCGCTGGCGCTCGCCTCAGCCCTGGCCAAGATTGAGCGCGGCGTCAGCCTTGCGCCCTTGCCGCAGGACCAGCGGCTGGTCAACGCCTCGCACCTGATGATCGCCAACCCGTTCCGCGGCGGCGGCATGAACAAGCTGTTCGCCACCCACCCGCCCATGCGGGACCGGATCGCCCGGCTGGAGCGGATGGCGGGCCGGCAGCAGTAG
- a CDS encoding MFS transporter: protein MGKILADVTPLKESPAFRRLWLGSAVSAVGSQLTLVAVSLEVYRLTQDSFYVGLLGIFALVPLVVGGLMGGSIADAHDRRRIALLASTVLWLTTGLIALQAWLQLGNVWVLYLLVALQSGAQAINQPARSAIIPMLIRKELLPAANALSMLSLGLAMTAGPLLAGVLVAWLGFGWTYTIDFASFAFVLWAVYRLPPMPPAGTRSKVGLRSVVEGFRFLGTRPNLRMTFIIDLVAMVLAQPRALLPAVAALMIGGGEATVGILLACTAVGAFLAGLFSGPLGSVRRQGTAVVVSVMGWGASIGAFGLVVLLAGPAPDGAVTLWLLPAAACCALAGIADSISSVFRNTILQAAAPDHLRGRLQGVFIVVVAGGPRIGDLLAGGATKLLNEGWVLLVGGALCIAGAWLAAKLQPGFRKYDARNPVP from the coding sequence GTGGGGAAAATACTTGCCGATGTCACGCCGCTCAAGGAAAGCCCCGCATTCCGCCGGCTGTGGCTGGGATCGGCAGTGTCCGCCGTCGGCAGCCAACTCACCCTGGTGGCGGTGAGCCTTGAGGTGTACCGGCTGACCCAGGACAGCTTCTACGTTGGCCTGCTGGGCATCTTCGCGCTGGTTCCCCTGGTGGTGGGCGGCCTGATGGGCGGCTCCATCGCGGACGCGCACGACCGCCGGCGCATCGCCCTGCTGGCCTCCACGGTCCTCTGGCTGACCACCGGCCTGATCGCGCTGCAGGCCTGGCTGCAGCTGGGCAACGTGTGGGTGCTGTACCTGCTGGTGGCGCTGCAAAGCGGGGCCCAGGCCATCAACCAGCCGGCCCGCAGTGCCATCATCCCGATGCTCATCCGCAAGGAACTCCTGCCGGCGGCCAACGCCCTGAGCATGCTGTCCCTGGGCCTGGCCATGACCGCCGGGCCGCTGCTGGCCGGCGTCCTGGTGGCGTGGCTGGGGTTCGGCTGGACATACACCATCGACTTCGCCAGCTTCGCGTTCGTCCTCTGGGCCGTCTACCGGCTTCCGCCCATGCCACCAGCCGGAACCCGCAGCAAAGTGGGACTTCGTTCCGTGGTTGAGGGTTTCCGCTTCCTGGGAACGCGCCCCAACCTCCGGATGACCTTCATCATCGACCTCGTGGCCATGGTCCTTGCCCAGCCGCGGGCGCTGCTCCCCGCCGTCGCTGCCCTCATGATCGGCGGCGGCGAGGCGACCGTGGGCATCCTGCTGGCCTGCACCGCCGTCGGGGCCTTCCTGGCCGGGCTGTTCTCCGGTCCGCTGGGCAGCGTGCGCCGCCAGGGGACCGCCGTCGTGGTTTCCGTCATGGGCTGGGGTGCGTCCATTGGCGCCTTCGGCCTGGTGGTGCTGCTCGCCGGGCCCGCGCCGGACGGTGCCGTCACCCTGTGGCTGCTGCCTGCCGCCGCCTGCTGCGCGCTGGCCGGGATCGCCGACTCCATCAGCAGCGTCTTCCGCAACACCATCCTTCAGGCCGCGGCCCCGGACCACCTGCGTGGACGCCTGCAGGGGGTGTTCATCGTGGTGGTGGCCGGCGGCCCCCGGATCGGGGACCTGCTGGCCGGCGGCGCGACTAAGCTTTTGAATGAGGGCTGGGTCCTGCTGGTTGGCGGTGCGCTGTGCATCGCGGGGGCGTGGCTGGCGGCGAAACTGCAGCCCGGTTTCCGGAAGTACGACGCCCGGAACCCGGTGCCCTAG
- a CDS encoding Fur family transcriptional regulator has protein sequence MTEHFDGQEAWAAALRAHGRRVTKQRLAVLAAVERHPHSPAESILAAARTELPELTAQSVYVVLGDLTDLHMLRRFEPPHSPALYETRVGDNHHHAICISCGRVEDVDCAVGHAPCLTPHWNPDAKPMTIQIADVMYQGICQECQQAQQLPPPSPSQEKEK, from the coding sequence ATGACGGAGCACTTTGATGGCCAGGAAGCATGGGCTGCAGCCCTGCGCGCCCATGGCCGCAGGGTGACCAAGCAGCGGCTCGCTGTACTCGCCGCCGTCGAACGCCACCCCCACTCCCCTGCCGAAAGCATCCTCGCCGCCGCCCGGACGGAACTGCCGGAACTCACGGCGCAGTCCGTCTACGTGGTCCTCGGCGACCTGACGGACCTGCACATGCTGCGCCGGTTCGAGCCGCCGCACTCCCCCGCACTGTATGAAACGCGGGTGGGCGACAACCACCACCACGCCATCTGCATCAGTTGCGGCCGCGTGGAAGACGTGGACTGCGCCGTCGGCCACGCCCCCTGCCTTACACCGCACTGGAACCCGGACGCCAAGCCGATGACCATCCAGATTGCGGACGTCATGTACCAGGGCATCTGCCAGGAATGCCAGCAGGCCCAACAGCTACCTCCCCCCAGTCCCTCGCAAGAAAAAGAGAAATAG
- a CDS encoding catalase translates to MTAVSTTQSGAPVTSDAHSKSVGADGAIILTDHYLVEKLAQFNRERVPERVVHAKGGGAFGTFKATEDISKYTKAAFLQPGVETEMLIRFSSVAGENGSPDTWRDPRGFAVKFYTTEGNYDLVGNNTPVFFIRDGIKFPDFIHSQKRLPGTHLRDADMQWDFWTLSPESAHQVTWLMGDRGLPASWREMQGYGSHTYQWINAEGERFWVKYHFKSNQGVNSMTSEQAEQLAGSDADFYIRDLSENIEAGNFPSWDLHVQVMPYEDAKTYRFNPFDLTKVWPHADYPLIKVGTMELNKNPENYFAQIEQATFAPSNFVPGIAASPDKMLQARIFSYADAHRYRVGTNHAQIPVNQPKNQVNNYSQDGQGRFLFNAPSVPVYAPNTFGGPAAVEPQNPAGGWENDGELTLAAHSLHAEDGDFVQAGALYREVYNEGEKARFLETITGAVGGVKRSDIKERAIQYWTNVDAELGAKLRANLGAGAAPSAPASDAESANKIG, encoded by the coding sequence ATGACTGCCGTTTCCACAACCCAGTCAGGTGCACCGGTTACGTCCGACGCACACTCGAAGTCAGTTGGTGCCGATGGTGCTATCATCCTGACTGACCACTACCTGGTGGAGAAGCTCGCCCAGTTCAACCGTGAGCGGGTTCCGGAGCGCGTAGTGCACGCCAAGGGCGGCGGCGCATTCGGTACGTTCAAGGCCACCGAGGACATCTCCAAGTACACCAAGGCAGCGTTCCTGCAGCCTGGCGTCGAGACCGAGATGCTGATCCGCTTCTCCTCCGTGGCCGGCGAGAACGGCTCCCCGGACACCTGGCGCGACCCCCGCGGTTTCGCCGTGAAGTTCTACACCACCGAGGGCAACTACGACCTCGTGGGCAACAACACCCCCGTCTTCTTCATCCGCGACGGCATCAAGTTCCCGGACTTCATCCACTCCCAGAAGCGCCTGCCCGGCACGCACCTGCGCGACGCCGACATGCAGTGGGACTTCTGGACCCTGTCCCCCGAGTCCGCCCACCAGGTCACCTGGCTGATGGGCGACCGCGGCCTGCCCGCCTCCTGGCGCGAGATGCAGGGCTACGGCTCGCACACCTACCAGTGGATCAACGCCGAGGGCGAGCGTTTCTGGGTCAAGTACCACTTCAAGTCCAACCAGGGCGTGAACTCCATGACCTCCGAGCAGGCCGAACAGCTTGCCGGCTCCGACGCGGACTTCTACATCCGCGACCTGTCCGAGAACATCGAAGCCGGCAACTTCCCGTCCTGGGACCTGCACGTGCAGGTCATGCCGTACGAGGATGCCAAGACCTACCGCTTCAACCCGTTCGACCTCACCAAGGTGTGGCCGCACGCGGACTACCCGCTGATCAAGGTGGGCACCATGGAGCTGAACAAGAACCCGGAGAACTACTTCGCGCAGATCGAGCAGGCCACCTTCGCGCCGTCGAACTTCGTGCCCGGCATCGCCGCTTCCCCGGACAAGATGCTGCAGGCCCGCATCTTCTCCTACGCGGACGCACACCGCTACCGCGTGGGCACCAACCACGCCCAGATCCCGGTGAACCAGCCCAAGAACCAGGTCAACAACTACAGCCAGGACGGCCAGGGACGTTTCCTCTTCAACGCCCCCTCCGTTCCGGTCTATGCGCCGAATACCTTTGGCGGCCCGGCTGCCGTTGAGCCGCAGAACCCGGCCGGCGGCTGGGAGAACGACGGCGAGCTGACCCTCGCCGCGCACTCCCTCCACGCCGAGGATGGCGACTTCGTTCAGGCCGGCGCGCTGTACCGCGAGGTCTACAACGAAGGTGAAAAGGCCCGTTTCCTGGAGACCATCACCGGTGCTGTGGGCGGCGTGAAGCGCTCCGACATCAAGGAACGTGCCATCCAGTACTGGACCAACGTCGACGCCGAGCTGGGCGCCAAGCTCCGCGCCAACCTCGGCGCCGGTGCCGCCCCGTCGGCTCCGGCTTCGGACGCTGAGTCCGCCAACAAGATCGGCTAG
- a CDS encoding DUF2461 domain-containing protein — translation MNTFAGIPPEAFRFYAQLEDNNNRDWWLEHKATYDESVKEPLTLLLSELEPEFGPAKLFRPNRDIRFSLDKSPYKTAQGAFAARQEGVGFYLQINADGLLIGGGYHSHTPAQLARFRAAADASASGAALQDIVDAVAGAGFAIEGEKLKTVPRGFDKDHPRAELLKHKSLSAGVEVGQPEWVSTPAAKEQIAERWRQLRPLVEWVGRYAAP, via the coding sequence ATGAACACTTTCGCAGGCATTCCCCCGGAAGCCTTCCGCTTCTACGCGCAGCTGGAGGACAACAACAACCGCGACTGGTGGCTGGAACACAAAGCCACGTACGACGAATCAGTCAAGGAGCCCCTCACCCTCCTGCTCTCCGAGCTGGAGCCCGAGTTCGGACCTGCCAAGCTCTTCCGCCCCAACCGGGACATCCGATTCTCGCTGGACAAATCACCGTACAAGACCGCCCAGGGAGCCTTCGCCGCACGCCAGGAAGGCGTGGGTTTCTACCTTCAAATCAACGCAGACGGGCTGTTGATCGGCGGCGGCTACCACTCCCACACTCCCGCGCAGCTGGCCCGGTTCCGCGCGGCCGCTGACGCTTCCGCCAGCGGCGCAGCCCTGCAGGACATTGTGGATGCCGTGGCCGGGGCCGGTTTTGCCATCGAGGGTGAGAAGCTGAAAACCGTCCCGCGGGGTTTCGACAAGGACCATCCCCGCGCCGAACTGCTCAAGCACAAATCGCTGTCCGCGGGTGTCGAGGTGGGCCAGCCGGAGTGGGTGTCCACACCGGCCGCGAAGGAGCAGATCGCGGAACGCTGGCGGCAGCTGCGGCCGCTCGTGGAATGGGTGGGACGGTACGCGGCGCCGTGA
- a CDS encoding amino acid permease: MNLLRTKSIEQSIADADEPGRKLKRSLSTWDLMIMGVAVAVGAGIFSVGAKAAANFAGPAVTLSFAIAAVTCALAIMCYAEFATAIPVAGSAYVFTYATMGELLAWIIGWNLILELFTAAAVIAKYWGIYLSKVFALTGLDIPPAIPLGGVDLYWGAFLIVAIFTVLLVLGTKLSARVGNVFTLIKIAVVLFVIVVGFTYVKFENYTPFVPAAEPTGGTGAADVLKQSFFGFLTGAAPAQYGTMGIFAGAALVFFAFIGFDVVATSAEEVKNPQKTLPRGIFGGLALVTLLYILVSLALTGMVSYTQLAEAKSPTLTTAFEAVGDTSAAKVIAFGSLVGLTTVIMVLLMGLSRVVLAMSRDGLLPRALSKTSDKRSTPVRLQVICGAAVALVAGLTNVDLLEEMINIGTLSAFVVVSLGILVLRKKRPDLKPAFRVPFGKVLPIVSAVLCLYLMTNLAVETWIFFAFWLVLGLAIYFAYGQRHSRLNERFAEANASVNGASGAAPRKAAEPEDEDELSRT, encoded by the coding sequence ATGAACCTTCTGCGGACAAAATCCATCGAGCAGTCGATTGCCGACGCCGATGAGCCCGGACGCAAGCTCAAGCGTTCCCTCAGCACCTGGGACCTCATGATTATGGGCGTCGCCGTTGCTGTCGGCGCCGGCATCTTCTCGGTCGGCGCAAAGGCCGCCGCCAACTTTGCAGGTCCCGCCGTTACGCTGTCCTTCGCGATTGCGGCCGTCACGTGCGCGCTGGCCATCATGTGCTACGCCGAGTTCGCCACGGCCATTCCCGTAGCGGGATCCGCTTACGTCTTCACGTACGCCACCATGGGTGAGCTCCTTGCCTGGATCATCGGCTGGAACCTGATCCTGGAACTGTTCACCGCCGCCGCCGTGATCGCCAAGTACTGGGGCATCTACCTCAGCAAGGTGTTCGCCCTCACCGGCCTGGACATCCCGCCGGCCATCCCGCTGGGGGGCGTGGACCTCTACTGGGGCGCATTCCTGATCGTGGCCATCTTTACCGTGCTGCTGGTGCTGGGCACCAAGCTCTCCGCCCGTGTAGGCAACGTCTTCACCCTGATCAAGATCGCGGTGGTGCTGTTCGTGATCGTGGTGGGCTTCACCTACGTGAAGTTCGAGAACTACACCCCCTTCGTTCCGGCAGCTGAGCCCACGGGCGGCACCGGCGCTGCGGACGTCCTGAAGCAGTCCTTCTTTGGCTTCCTGACCGGAGCTGCGCCTGCCCAGTACGGCACCATGGGCATCTTCGCCGGTGCCGCCCTGGTGTTCTTCGCCTTCATCGGCTTCGACGTGGTGGCCACCTCCGCAGAGGAAGTGAAGAACCCGCAGAAGACGCTGCCCCGCGGCATCTTCGGCGGCCTGGCCCTGGTCACGCTGCTCTACATCCTCGTGTCCCTGGCCCTGACCGGCATGGTGTCCTACACCCAGCTTGCCGAAGCCAAGAGCCCCACCCTCACCACGGCCTTCGAGGCAGTGGGAGACACCTCCGCGGCCAAGGTCATCGCCTTCGGTTCCCTGGTGGGCCTGACCACCGTGATCATGGTGCTCCTCATGGGCCTGTCCCGCGTGGTGCTGGCCATGAGCCGCGACGGCCTGCTGCCCCGGGCGCTGTCCAAGACCAGCGACAAGCGGTCCACTCCCGTGCGCCTCCAGGTCATCTGCGGTGCCGCGGTGGCGCTGGTTGCAGGCCTCACCAACGTGGATCTGCTCGAGGAAATGATCAACATCGGTACGCTGTCCGCGTTCGTGGTGGTCAGCCTGGGCATCCTGGTGCTCCGCAAGAAGCGCCCGGACCTGAAGCCGGCCTTCCGGGTTCCGTTCGGCAAGGTGCTGCCCATCGTCTCTGCGGTGCTGTGCCTCTACCTGATGACCAACCTCGCTGTGGAGACCTGGATCTTCTTCGCCTTCTGGCTGGTGCTGGGCCTGGCCATCTACTTCGCCTACGGCCAGCGCCACTCGCGGCTCAATGAGCGTTTCGCCGAGGCCAACGCGAGCGTCAATGGCGCGTCCGGCGCGGCTCCCCGGAAAGCCGCGGAGCCTGAAGACGAGGACGAACTGAGCCGGACCTGA
- a CDS encoding DUF779 domain-containing protein, protein MPAEGLAAAVTLPGEDFSRVALTPAAVDLLRMLWDKHGPLMFHQSGGCCDGSSPMCYPAGDFITGDADVLLGLFDLSDGLQPLPLEFWMSREQFNYWSHTHLTIDVVPGRGSGFSVEAPEGKRFLIRSTLMDWPS, encoded by the coding sequence ATGCCGGCTGAAGGGCTCGCTGCCGCCGTGACGCTGCCCGGGGAAGATTTCTCCCGGGTCGCGCTCACGCCGGCTGCCGTGGATCTGCTCCGGATGCTTTGGGACAAGCATGGCCCGCTCATGTTCCACCAGTCCGGCGGCTGCTGCGACGGGTCCTCGCCCATGTGCTATCCGGCCGGGGACTTCATCACGGGGGACGCGGATGTCCTGCTGGGGCTGTTCGACCTTTCGGACGGTCTGCAGCCCCTGCCGCTGGAGTTTTGGATGTCCCGGGAGCAGTTCAACTACTGGAGCCACACCCATCTGACCATCGACGTCGTACCGGGAAGAGGGAGCGGCTTTTCCGTTGAAGCGCCTGAAGGTAAACGCTTCCTGATCCGGTCAACGCTGATGGACTGGCCGTCCTAG
- the adhP gene encoding alcohol dehydrogenase AdhP produces the protein MTTTMQAAVVTEFGADLSVKDIAVPTPGPGQALVKVLTTGVCHTDLHAAEGDWPVKPSPPFVPGHEGVGEVVALGDGVSDLAVGDLVGNAWLWSACGDCQYCRTGWETLCEAQQNGGYSVDGSFGEYMLVDSRFAARIPAGSDPVEVAPVLCAGVTVYKGLKMTETRPGQWVTISGIGGLGHIAVQYAVAMGLRVAAVDIADDKLALAKAHGAELTVNALHEDPVEVIQRETGGCHGVLVTAVHPSAFGQAIGMARRGGTIVFNGLPPGDFPAPIFEIVLKGLTVRGSIVGTRQDMEEALDFYARGKIHPTVSVRELSEVNAVLDEMKHAKIDGRVVLRF, from the coding sequence ATGACGACGACAATGCAAGCAGCAGTAGTAACCGAATTCGGCGCCGACCTGTCGGTCAAGGACATCGCCGTTCCCACGCCGGGGCCGGGACAGGCCTTGGTCAAGGTCCTGACCACGGGCGTCTGCCACACCGACCTCCATGCAGCGGAAGGCGACTGGCCGGTCAAGCCCTCGCCTCCGTTCGTTCCCGGCCATGAAGGCGTGGGCGAGGTGGTTGCCCTCGGCGACGGAGTTTCCGACCTCGCCGTCGGTGACCTGGTGGGCAACGCATGGCTGTGGTCAGCCTGCGGCGACTGCCAGTACTGCCGTACGGGGTGGGAAACACTGTGCGAGGCGCAGCAGAATGGCGGGTACAGCGTGGACGGCTCCTTCGGGGAGTACATGCTGGTGGACTCCCGGTTCGCGGCGCGCATACCGGCGGGATCCGACCCCGTCGAGGTGGCGCCGGTGCTTTGCGCCGGCGTCACCGTCTACAAGGGGCTGAAGATGACCGAGACCCGGCCGGGCCAGTGGGTCACCATTTCCGGCATCGGCGGCCTGGGGCACATCGCGGTCCAGTACGCCGTGGCCATGGGACTCCGGGTTGCGGCCGTGGACATCGCCGACGACAAGCTGGCCCTGGCCAAGGCCCACGGCGCTGAACTCACGGTCAACGCCCTGCATGAGGACCCGGTGGAAGTAATCCAGCGGGAGACAGGAGGCTGCCATGGAGTCCTGGTCACTGCGGTGCACCCGTCAGCGTTCGGACAGGCCATTGGGATGGCCCGCCGCGGCGGCACCATCGTGTTCAACGGACTGCCGCCGGGGGATTTCCCGGCGCCGATCTTCGAGATTGTGCTCAAGGGACTGACTGTGCGCGGCTCGATCGTCGGCACCCGGCAGGACATGGAGGAAGCCCTTGACTTCTATGCCCGCGGGAAGATCCACCCCACGGTGTCCGTGCGGGAGCTGTCGGAGGTCAATGCCGTGCTCGATGAGATGAAGCACGCCAAGATCGACGGCCGCGTGGTGCTGAGGTTCTGA
- a CDS encoding aldehyde dehydrogenase family protein → MTVYAQPGTEGSKVTFKDRYENWIGGEWVAPVKGQYFENITPVTGKAFCQVARGTAEDIELALDAAHKAAPSWGKTSVAERAAILNKIADRIDENLEMLAVAETWDNGKPVRETLNADLPLASDHFRYFASAVRAQEGSLSQLDDNTTAYHFHEPLGVVGQIIPWNFPILMAVWKLAPALAAGNTVVLKPAEQTPSSILVLMELIGDLLPAGVINVVNGFGVEAGKPLASSSRIRKVAFTGETTTGRLISQYASQNLIPVTLELGGKSPNIFFNDVAQENDAFYDKAQEGFALFAFNQGEVCTCPSRALVQEDIYESFMADAVARVEKMIQGNPLDTETQVGAQASNDQLEKILSYIDIGKQEGAKVLTGGARAELPGDLAGGFYVQPTVFEGHNRMRIFQEEIFGPVVAVTRFSDYNDAMGIANDTLYGLGAGVWSRNGNVAYRAGREIQAGRVWVNNYHAYPAGAAFGGYKSSGIGRENHAMMLDHYQQTKNLLVSYDENKLGFF, encoded by the coding sequence ATGACCGTTTACGCGCAGCCGGGAACCGAAGGTTCGAAGGTCACCTTCAAGGACCGCTACGAGAACTGGATTGGCGGCGAATGGGTGGCCCCGGTGAAGGGCCAGTACTTCGAGAACATCACCCCGGTGACGGGCAAGGCGTTCTGCCAGGTGGCCCGAGGCACCGCCGAGGACATCGAGCTCGCCCTGGACGCGGCACACAAGGCCGCACCCTCCTGGGGCAAGACCTCCGTGGCGGAACGCGCCGCCATCCTGAACAAGATCGCCGACCGCATCGATGAGAACCTCGAGATGCTCGCCGTGGCCGAAACCTGGGACAACGGCAAGCCCGTGCGGGAAACCCTCAACGCCGACCTGCCGCTGGCCTCGGACCACTTCCGCTACTTCGCCTCCGCGGTCCGCGCCCAGGAGGGCAGCCTGTCCCAGCTCGATGACAACACCACCGCCTACCACTTTCACGAACCGCTCGGCGTGGTGGGCCAGATCATTCCCTGGAACTTCCCCATCCTGATGGCCGTCTGGAAGCTTGCCCCCGCGCTCGCTGCCGGCAACACCGTGGTGCTCAAGCCCGCCGAGCAGACGCCGTCATCCATCCTGGTGCTGATGGAACTCATCGGGGACCTGCTGCCCGCCGGCGTGATCAACGTGGTCAACGGCTTCGGCGTCGAGGCCGGCAAGCCGCTGGCCTCCAGCTCCCGGATCCGGAAGGTCGCCTTCACCGGTGAAACCACGACGGGCCGGCTCATCAGCCAGTACGCCAGCCAGAACCTCATCCCCGTCACCCTGGAACTGGGCGGCAAGAGCCCCAACATCTTCTTCAACGACGTTGCCCAGGAAAACGACGCCTTCTACGACAAGGCCCAGGAGGGCTTTGCCCTGTTCGCCTTCAACCAGGGCGAAGTCTGCACCTGCCCCTCGCGTGCCCTCGTGCAGGAGGACATCTACGAGTCCTTCATGGCCGACGCCGTGGCCCGGGTGGAGAAGATGATCCAGGGCAACCCGCTGGATACCGAAACTCAGGTTGGTGCGCAGGCCTCCAACGACCAGCTGGAGAAGATCCTGTCCTACATCGACATCGGAAAGCAGGAAGGCGCCAAGGTGCTCACCGGCGGAGCCCGTGCCGAACTCCCGGGCGACCTCGCCGGCGGCTTCTACGTCCAGCCAACCGTGTTCGAGGGCCACAACCGGATGCGGATCTTCCAGGAGGAGATCTTCGGCCCCGTGGTGGCGGTGACCCGGTTCAGTGACTACAACGACGCCATGGGCATCGCCAACGACACCCTGTACGGCCTGGGCGCCGGCGTCTGGTCCCGCAACGGCAATGTGGCCTACCGCGCCGGCCGCGAGATCCAGGCCGGACGCGTCTGGGTGAACAACTACCACGCCTACCCGGCAGGCGCCGCCTTCGGCGGCTACAAGTCCTCAGGCATCGGGCGCGAGAACCACGCCATGATGCTGGACCACTACCAGCAGACCAAGAACCTCCTGGTCAGCTACGACGAAAACAAGCTGGGCTTCTTCTAA